In one Erythrobacteraceae bacterium WH01K genomic region, the following are encoded:
- the gshB gene encoding glutathione synthase — protein MTLRIAVQMDPMESVKIAGDSSFALMLGAQARGHEIFHYDVGTLAWESDGTPRGRITAHAAPVEVRRVEGDHFTMGDRRQVDLAHDIDVILMRQDPPFDLGYISAALLLDRLKGQTLVSNDPREVVNAPEKMFVLDYAQFMPQTLIARTMDEVRAFQQKHGAVVVKPLHGNGGKAIFKLDADGTNASALFEVFNQTWPEAHMVQPFLPEVSEGDKRIVLVDGEFAGAINRKPGVGEFRSNLAQGGYAEAATLTAREEEICAAMGPELARRGLTFVGIDVIGGKWLTEINVTSPTGIVAIDRFNGSDTVGAILDAVERRHAAMVAAA, from the coding sequence ATGACCCTGCGAATAGCTGTCCAGATGGACCCGATGGAAAGCGTCAAGATCGCGGGCGATTCCAGCTTTGCCCTGATGCTGGGGGCGCAGGCGCGCGGCCACGAGATCTTCCATTACGATGTCGGCACGCTGGCTTGGGAATCCGATGGAACCCCTCGAGGCAGGATTACCGCCCATGCCGCACCGGTCGAGGTGCGGCGCGTGGAGGGCGACCATTTCACCATGGGCGATCGCCGGCAGGTGGACCTCGCGCACGATATAGACGTCATCCTGATGCGGCAGGACCCGCCTTTCGACCTTGGCTATATCAGCGCGGCGCTGCTTCTCGACAGGCTGAAGGGGCAGACGCTGGTATCGAACGACCCCCGCGAGGTCGTGAATGCCCCCGAGAAAATGTTCGTCCTGGATTACGCGCAGTTCATGCCGCAGACCCTGATCGCGCGGACTATGGACGAGGTGCGCGCGTTCCAGCAGAAGCACGGCGCCGTCGTCGTGAAGCCACTGCACGGCAATGGCGGCAAGGCAATCTTCAAGCTCGACGCCGACGGGACGAATGCGTCTGCCCTGTTCGAGGTGTTCAACCAGACATGGCCGGAGGCGCACATGGTCCAGCCTTTCCTCCCCGAAGTGAGCGAGGGCGACAAGCGCATCGTGCTGGTCGACGGAGAGTTTGCCGGTGCCATCAATCGCAAGCCGGGGGTGGGCGAGTTCCGCTCCAACCTCGCACAGGGCGGCTATGCCGAAGCGGCGACCCTGACCGCTCGCGAGGAAGAAATCTGCGCGGCCATGGGTCCGGAACTGGCGCGCCGGGGCCTCACCTTCGTGGGCATCGACGTGATCGGCGGCAAATGGCTGACGGAAATCAACGTGACCAGTCCGACCGGGATCGTGGCCATCGACCGGTTCAACGGCAGCGATACGGTCGGCGCGATCCTCGACGCGGTCGAACGTCGCCATGCAGCAATGGTCGCCGCCGCCTGA